From Salvelinus sp. IW2-2015 linkage group LG33, ASM291031v2, whole genome shotgun sequence, one genomic window encodes:
- the LOC111957736 gene encoding AN1-type zinc finger protein 5 isoform X1, with amino-acid sequence MEFPMAQETNPSLTPVLCATGCGFYGNPRNNGMCSVCYKEHLNRQQSSDCSLSQLSPMGAVGSPTSEAIQRLEASLAKVDPSSGSAADMARTIQGSLPVTQQMTEMSISREDNPDSLEPVVIQPTASSPVTASGDEAKEDTPKPKKNKCFMCRKRVGLTGFDCRCGNLFCGVHRYSDKHNCPYDYKAEAAAKIRKENPVVVADKIRRI; translated from the exons ATGGAATTTC CGATGGCCCAAGAGACGAACCCGAGCCTGACGCCTGTGCTTTGTGCCACTGGCTGTGGTTTCTATGGCAACCCCAGAAACAACGGCATGTGCTCGGTCTGCTACAAGGAGCATCTGAACCGACAGCAGAGTAGTGACTGCAGCTTGAGCCAACTTAGCCCAATGG GAGCAGTCGGTAGTCCTACCTCTGAGGCCATCCAGAGGCTAGAGGCCAGTCTCGCCAAAGTAGACCCTTCATCTGGCTCTGCTGCAGACATGGCTAG AACTATTCAAGGCTCTCTTCCAGTGACTCAACAAATGACTGAGATGAGCATCTCAAGAGAGGATAACCCAGATTCCCTAGAGCCTG TTGTGATTCAGCCTACTGCGTCTAGCCCCGTCACTGCCAGCGGTGATGAGGCCAAGGAAGACACCCCCAAGCCCAAGAAGAATAAGTGCTTCATGTGCCGCAAGAGGGTGGGCCTCACAG GGTTCGACTGTCGCTGTGGGAACCTGTTCTGCGGTGTCCATCGGTACTCCGACAAGCACAACTGTCCTTACGACTACAAGGCTGAGGCAGCTGCCAAGATCCGCAAGGAGAACCCTGTTGTGGTCGCTGACAAGATCCGGAGAATATAG
- the si:ch211-214j8.12 gene encoding uncharacterized protein si:ch211-214j8.12 — protein sequence MPLFRAMMEPRAEKRVVRKRKIRGRGRWEEDDDHPPRLTQLCLRNLAENMKEVWVKDYADNYMDQYFFRYVMGPFTLLPGELVEELLSVLSSRRELSRAALHLLLIPQLRTLSLGGYSALVTPSLCTLIGIRCQSLHSMDLSGAQQVSAHVQCDLLGCLPSLRSLSLAGTPCDRQVVEVVARHCPALRHLDVSRCHFLPPAGLLCLRGSSCASPPPLSSLLALDVGFGEEDGVAAMAFLLLSLPWLERVAMEGLGEACGLIHSREFGGTEELMTREGLPSLWEVWRERRQSGRATDTGEISGADVEEIEEEENDNRFSWASEGESEDEGTGEETMGVGGGRGDAQMRTRKEIEEDSVEKGREEGVGGAGGEGFTLRLREAQGMSGGTLEAVSQLCPELRSISLDCEEGGPSQGSCLAAGLARWAGQLRGLSVRFPGPLDELLPALRAMKGSLVSLTLEGVRTNSHTPMLELLHACPRLRSLVVHAEPPLAPQEEEEDEDEDRDLPCLPQLCSLSLNFSYDQRQMKTVMSWRSLGGALWRVLSGSPLLERVSLVAVPCPLEPVFQKLLKRPAARPHSPPLQQLCHLSLVRSDVSMETASGLMTINRRLSSLDLRGCWAVSLDNMRQLQRTATRRQRCITITWT from the exons ATGCCTCTATTCCGTGCCATGATGGAGCCCAGGGCTGAGAAACGGGTAGTGAGAAAGAGGAAGATTAGAGGACGAGGAAGatgggaggaggatgatgatcaCCCTCCCCGACTGACCCAGCTTTGTCTGCGGAACTTGGCGGAGAACATGAAGGAAGTGTGGGTCAAAGACTACGCTGACAATTACATGGATCAGTACTTCTTCAGATATGTCATGGGCCCCTTCACCCTGCTGC CGGGTGAGCTGGTGGAGGagctcctgtctgtcctgtcctccagGCGTGAGTTGTCCCGTGCGGCGCTACACCTCCTGTTGATCCCTCAGCTCAGAACCCTATCTCTTGGGGGCTACTCTGCCCTGGTCACCCCCAGCCTCTGCACCCTCATCGGGATTCGCTGCCAG AGCCTGCATTCCATGGACCTCTCTGGAGCCCAGCAGGTGTCTGCCCATGTCCAGTGTGACCTGCTGGGTTGTCTGCCTTCCCtgcgctccctctctctggctggcACCCCTTGTGACAGACAGGTTGTGGAGGTGGTTGCCCGCCACTGCCCCGCGCTGCGCCACCTCGACGTGTCCCGCTGCCACTTCCTTCCCCCCGCAGGCCTGCTCTGCCTGAGGGGTTCCTCCTGTGCCTCCCCACCACCCCTCAGCAGCCTGCTGGCTCTGGATGTGGGTTTTGGGGAGGAGGACGGGGTGGCTGCCATGGccttcctcctgctctccctgCCGTGGCTGGAGAGAGTGGCAATGGAGGGCCTGGGGGAGGCCTGTGGCCTCATACACAGCAGGGAGTTCGGAGGGACTGAGGAGCTCATGACCAGAGAGGGGCTGCCCAGTCTCTGggaggtgtggagggagagaaggcagAGTGGGAGGGCCACAGACACAGGAGAGATATCAGGAGCAGATGTGGAGGAAATTGAAGAGGAGGAAAATGACAACCGTTTCTCGTGGGCGAGTGAGGGTGAGAGTGAGGATGAGGGTACAGGTGAGGAGACAATGGGAGTTGGAGGTGGAAGAGGTGACGCCCAGATGAGAACAAGGAAGGAAATAGAAGAAGACAGTGttgagaaaggaagagaagagggagtgggGGGGGCAGGGGGTGAGGGCTTTACCTTACGTCTAAGGGAGGCGCAGGGCATGTCTGGTGGGACTCTGGAGGCTGTAAGTCAGCTTTGCCCCGAGCTGCGCTCTATATCACTGGACTGTGAGGAGGGTGGGCCTAGCCAGGGGTCTTGTCTGGCTGCAGGCCTGGCCAGGTGGGCGGGCCAGCTGAGGGGACTCTCTGTGCGCTTCCCGGGGCCCCTGGATGAGCTGCTGCCTGCCCTGCGTGCTATGAAGGGCTCCCTGGTTTCTCTCACCCTGGAAGGGGTCAGAACCAACTCTCACACACCCATGCTGGAGCTCCTCCACGCCTGTCCCAGGCTGAGGAGCCTCGTCGTCCATGCTGAGCCTCCTTTAGCCccccaggaggaagaggaggacgaggacgagGACAGGGATCTACCCTGTCTACCCCAACTGTGCTCTCTCTCCCTAAA cttcTCCTATGACCAGCGCCAGATGAAGACCGTCATGTCCTGGAGGTCTCTGGGGGGGGCGTTGTGGCGCGTACTATCCGGCTCTCCCCTCCTGGAGAGGGTCTCTCTGGTGGCAGTGCCCTGTCCGCTGGAGCCTGTGttccagaagcttctgaagcGCCCCGCCGCCCGACCCCACAGCCCTCCACTACAACAACTATGCCACCTCAGCCTTGTTCGCAGTGACGTTTCCATGGAGACTGCGTCGGGCCTGATGACCATTAACAGGCGTCTGAGCAGCCTGGACCTGAGAGGCTGCTGGGCAGTGAGCTTGGACAACATGAGGCAGTTACAGAGGACAGCCACCAGGAGGCAACGTTGTATCACTATCACCTGGACATGA
- the LOC111957736 gene encoding AN1-type zinc finger protein 5 isoform X2 — protein MAQETNPSLTPVLCATGCGFYGNPRNNGMCSVCYKEHLNRQQSSDCSLSQLSPMGAVGSPTSEAIQRLEASLAKVDPSSGSAADMARTIQGSLPVTQQMTEMSISREDNPDSLEPVVIQPTASSPVTASGDEAKEDTPKPKKNKCFMCRKRVGLTGFDCRCGNLFCGVHRYSDKHNCPYDYKAEAAAKIRKENPVVVADKIRRI, from the exons ATGGCCCAAGAGACGAACCCGAGCCTGACGCCTGTGCTTTGTGCCACTGGCTGTGGTTTCTATGGCAACCCCAGAAACAACGGCATGTGCTCGGTCTGCTACAAGGAGCATCTGAACCGACAGCAGAGTAGTGACTGCAGCTTGAGCCAACTTAGCCCAATGG GAGCAGTCGGTAGTCCTACCTCTGAGGCCATCCAGAGGCTAGAGGCCAGTCTCGCCAAAGTAGACCCTTCATCTGGCTCTGCTGCAGACATGGCTAG AACTATTCAAGGCTCTCTTCCAGTGACTCAACAAATGACTGAGATGAGCATCTCAAGAGAGGATAACCCAGATTCCCTAGAGCCTG TTGTGATTCAGCCTACTGCGTCTAGCCCCGTCACTGCCAGCGGTGATGAGGCCAAGGAAGACACCCCCAAGCCCAAGAAGAATAAGTGCTTCATGTGCCGCAAGAGGGTGGGCCTCACAG GGTTCGACTGTCGCTGTGGGAACCTGTTCTGCGGTGTCCATCGGTACTCCGACAAGCACAACTGTCCTTACGACTACAAGGCTGAGGCAGCTGCCAAGATCCGCAAGGAGAACCCTGTTGTGGTCGCTGACAAGATCCGGAGAATATAG